From Campylobacter upsaliensis, the proteins below share one genomic window:
- a CDS encoding highly acidic protein: MSWNDEKENFEEFDDEEEVRNSHNSYNYDEDDYEFDDEENDDFYEVD, encoded by the coding sequence ATGTCTTGGAACGATGAGAAAGAAAATTTCGAAGAATTTGATGATGAAGAAGAAGTTAGGAATTCGCATAATTCTTATAATTATGATGAAGATGATTACGAATTTGATGATGAAGAAAATGACGATTTTTACGAGGTGGACTAA
- a CDS encoding MFS transporter, whose translation MQTLKRKHFKTLALSSLGGTLEFYDFIIFVFFAAYISKNFFPENLSEFWKLFNTYGIFAAGYLARPLGGIVMAHFGDKFGRKNMFMLSILLMVIPTFSLAFIPGFETLGYTCIVLLVLVRVLQGIAIGGELPGAWVFTYEHAPYHQRHTYLGILTASVCGGILLGSLVFLMMNKIYTQEELFEWAWRVPFFLGGIFGIISVYLRKFLSETPIFEEMKREQNLEKFPLKEVFKRAKLSVICSMLITWVLTGCVVILILLLPSYMSAMLQIDKIEQSYLQMLGIVSLCAGCVFSGILGDKIGVAKTCILFALGLIVFNFIYFSTLYAPNSSLNSVTKWYLLACFFGGIVNLCPMIMSEIFDPKIKFSGLSLGYNLAYALAGGFTPQLAFFLHTFALQNLDNALRFSLGFYILFLGFVAFLTAFMYQKLAKF comes from the coding sequence ATGCAAACTTTAAAAAGAAAACACTTTAAAACTCTCGCTCTTTCCTCTTTGGGCGGAACTTTAGAATTTTATGATTTTATCATTTTTGTCTTTTTTGCTGCTTATATTTCTAAGAATTTTTTCCCTGAAAATTTAAGTGAGTTTTGGAAATTATTTAACACTTACGGCATTTTTGCGGCTGGATACTTAGCGCGTCCTTTGGGTGGGATAGTTATGGCACATTTTGGCGATAAATTTGGGCGTAAAAATATGTTTATGTTAAGCATTTTACTTATGGTGATCCCTACTTTTTCTTTAGCTTTTATACCAGGTTTTGAAACTCTAGGTTATACTTGCATCGTGCTTTTGGTGCTTGTGAGAGTCTTGCAAGGCATAGCCATAGGTGGGGAATTACCCGGTGCTTGGGTCTTTACCTACGAACACGCCCCATATCATCAACGACACACCTATTTAGGCATTTTAACTGCTTCTGTTTGTGGTGGAATTTTGCTTGGAAGTTTGGTATTTTTGATGATGAATAAAATTTACACTCAAGAAGAGCTTTTTGAGTGGGCTTGGAGAGTGCCGTTTTTCTTAGGAGGAATTTTTGGCATTATTTCTGTATATCTTAGAAAATTTTTAAGCGAAACACCTATCTTTGAAGAGATGAAAAGAGAGCAAAACTTAGAAAAATTCCCACTTAAAGAGGTTTTTAAAAGAGCGAAGCTTAGTGTAATTTGCTCTATGCTTATCACTTGGGTTTTAACGGGGTGTGTTGTCATTTTAATCTTGCTTTTACCAAGCTATATGAGTGCAATGCTTCAAATCGATAAAATCGAACAAAGCTATTTGCAAATGCTAGGTATCGTTTCGCTTTGCGCAGGTTGCGTTTTTAGCGGAATTTTGGGTGATAAAATCGGCGTTGCAAAGACTTGCATTTTATTTGCCTTAGGACTTATCGTTTTTAATTTCATCTATTTTAGCACTCTTTACGCACCAAATTCTAGCCTTAATAGCGTTACAAAATGGTATCTTTTGGCTTGTTTTTTTGGAGGGATAGTTAATCTCTGCCCTATGATAATGAGTGAAATTTTTGACCCTAAAATCAAATTTTCCGGACTTTCTCTAGGCTATAATCTCGCCTACGCTTTAGCTGGAGGATTTACCCCGCAGCTTGCCTTTTTCTTGCATACTTTTGCTTTGCAAAATTTGGATAATGCTTTGCGTTTTTCTCTTGGATTTTACATTTTATTTTTAGGTTTTGTGGCTTTTTTAACGGCTTTTATGTATCAAAAATTAGCTAAATTTTAA
- the cheQ gene encoding cheVAW transcriptional regulator CheQ, with product MKSLILPPNEFLDHYVLNVEFSHFANISKNAYKFWKKAEIGRYQGTRIVFLHKNCILEKHQNALKQCTDLSGFVLASAFCSFTTLSPSHLVEKNNSAIYKLLELKELFGVKFVNLKKFYDFLKLDYHQHIYIEKCHFFSPTPLERRIKITPSLCVGYY from the coding sequence ATGAAAAGTCTTATTTTACCTCCTAATGAATTTTTAGATCATTATGTTTTAAATGTCGAATTTTCTCATTTTGCAAATATTTCTAAAAATGCCTATAAATTTTGGAAAAAAGCCGAGATAGGCAGGTATCAAGGCACGAGAATTGTTTTCTTGCATAAAAACTGCATTTTAGAAAAGCATCAAAATGCCCTTAAGCAATGCACGGATCTAAGTGGTTTTGTGTTAGCAAGTGCTTTTTGCTCCTTTACGACACTTTCCCCCTCTCATTTAGTTGAGAAAAATAATTCCGCCATTTATAAACTTTTGGAGCTTAAAGAGCTTTTTGGGGTTAAATTTGTGAACTTAAAGAAATTTTATGATTTTTTAAAGCTTGATTATCATCAACACATTTATATAGAAAAGTGCCATTTTTTTAGCCCCACGCCATTAGAAAGGCGTATTAAAATTACGCCAAGTTTATGCGTGGGCTATTATTAA
- a CDS encoding HDOD domain-containing protein, whose protein sequence is MDMNELLLQSVESLPPLPDTVNKLRAYIDEAGAEIETEKVAEIISGDPLLMAKLLQLVNSPFYGFKSEITTITQVITLLGIGNIKNVVLANSIKDNFKIDLSPYGLNTEDFLNSCNEEVNFITNWLNDEDKKLSYTLVPCVMLLRLGMVVFSHFLIQNKKDKEFLERLKAANFSNISLIENEFLGVDSLSFLGFLLHRWNFDESLIESVCYINSPHAASDNVKKSAYVLSITNHLFAPYHGSSPFNVEAVIALMQEAKNGGVSFDMDNFIAKLPEKARNNINKG, encoded by the coding sequence ATGGATATGAACGAGCTTTTGCTTCAAAGCGTAGAAAGCTTACCTCCCCTACCAGACACTGTTAATAAGCTTAGAGCTTACATCGATGAAGCGGGTGCTGAGATTGAGACGGAAAAAGTTGCGGAGATTATTTCTGGCGACCCACTTTTAATGGCAAAGCTTTTGCAACTTGTCAATTCCCCTTTTTATGGTTTTAAAAGTGAGATAACGACCATCACACAAGTTATAACCTTGCTTGGCATAGGAAATATTAAAAATGTAGTTTTAGCAAATTCTATTAAAGATAATTTTAAAATCGATCTTAGCCCTTATGGTTTAAACACTGAGGATTTTTTAAATTCTTGCAATGAAGAGGTCAATTTCATCACAAATTGGCTTAATGATGAGGATAAAAAGCTCTCCTACACTCTTGTGCCTTGCGTGATGCTTTTAAGGCTTGGTATGGTTGTATTTTCTCATTTTCTTATACAAAATAAGAAAGATAAGGAATTTTTAGAAAGGCTTAAAGCGGCTAATTTTTCTAACATTTCTTTAATTGAAAACGAATTTTTAGGTGTGGATAGTCTCTCATTTTTAGGCTTTTTGCTTCATAGGTGGAATTTTGATGAGAGTTTGATTGAAAGTGTTTGCTACATCAATTCTCCTCACGCTGCTTCTGATAATGTGAAAAAATCTGCCTATGTTTTGTCTATTACCAATCATCTTTTCGCACCTTATCACGGCTCTTCGCCTTTTAATGTCGAGGCAGTCATAGCTCTAATGCAAGAAGCAAAAAATGGCGGCGTATCTTTTGATATGGATAATTTCATCGCAAAGCTTCCTGAAAAAGCACGCAACAATATCAATAAGGGCTAG